A DNA window from Caulobacter mirabilis contains the following coding sequences:
- a CDS encoding TonB-dependent receptor, translating to MGDQGRSARGPRAWLAAGAGLMALAMAGTARAEDPAPAEVDAVVVTAQKRAQDTLDVGLNVSVVDAGALRQNRVTQISDLSAFTPNVDIKENMPGILPVVTIRGVGLNDFSATNNPSAGVYVDEVYLSSLALMNFDLFDLERMEALKGPQGTLYGRNSTAGAINIVTAKPSFGGYAARIAGGFGNYESADLDGWVNVPVSEIFALRFSGKLARQDEGFFFDRGRNDDIGRRDVKMVRAQARWAATEATDILLKAEAQQVRSQVGGPEFFGLLPPPGAPAGLVCPGSPGCMDFLGYRDTDGDPYKGAWSVDPTYDVDQRAVTLRMEHDFGWGTLTSVTGWVDFQRQWGADTDGGPFRQTDFVEHDDIQQISHELRLAGATEKTDWLVGAFISRDRVRMTYDGDLRDLFNTRTLTFTDQVSKSAAVFGNIEHDLTPTLSLIAGLRYTSEEKANIGGDYDLVSQCPGSALTGAPCGSPPILMAFVDETIDDQNWSWKLGLNWKPGPLTLIYASVSQGVKSGGFFSGVASNSAQLKPYEPETLVAWEAGVKQRLPAWGLSWSGSVFFYDYSDVQTFIRDISGTLPIQRLGNVGEATIYGLDLDARWTPTALPGLDVTAGLGLLHSELGGFIGSGGPVAKGNELPDAPPVSFNLAVGYSFDVGETLKARVQVDGRYADDMFKDAVNDPLIATEGYWVWNARASLFSGSDWEVAIWGKNLADEEYVTQGVNNLPLGVGFRVYGAPRTFGVSFSKSFQ from the coding sequence ATGGGCGATCAAGGGCGAAGCGCGCGCGGGCCCAGGGCATGGCTGGCGGCCGGCGCCGGGCTGATGGCGCTGGCCATGGCCGGGACGGCGCGGGCCGAGGATCCGGCGCCGGCCGAGGTCGATGCGGTCGTCGTCACCGCCCAGAAACGGGCGCAGGACACGCTGGACGTCGGGCTGAACGTCTCGGTCGTCGACGCTGGCGCGCTGCGGCAGAACCGGGTGACCCAGATCAGCGACCTGTCGGCCTTCACCCCCAACGTCGACATCAAGGAGAACATGCCCGGCATCCTGCCGGTGGTGACCATCCGCGGCGTCGGGCTGAACGACTTCTCGGCGACCAACAATCCCAGCGCCGGGGTCTATGTCGACGAGGTCTATCTCAGCTCGCTGGCGCTGATGAACTTCGACCTGTTCGACCTGGAGCGGATGGAGGCGCTGAAGGGGCCGCAAGGCACCCTCTACGGCCGTAACTCCACCGCCGGGGCGATCAACATCGTCACCGCCAAGCCCAGCTTCGGCGGCTATGCGGCGCGGATCGCGGGCGGGTTCGGGAACTACGAGAGCGCCGACCTCGACGGCTGGGTCAACGTTCCGGTGTCGGAGATCTTCGCCCTGCGGTTCAGCGGCAAGCTGGCGCGGCAGGACGAGGGCTTCTTCTTCGACCGCGGCCGCAACGACGACATCGGCCGGCGCGACGTGAAGATGGTCCGGGCCCAGGCCCGCTGGGCGGCGACCGAAGCCACCGACATCCTGCTCAAGGCCGAGGCCCAGCAGGTGCGGTCGCAGGTCGGCGGTCCGGAGTTCTTCGGTCTGCTGCCGCCCCCGGGCGCGCCGGCCGGCCTGGTCTGCCCCGGCTCGCCGGGCTGTATGGATTTCCTGGGTTACCGCGACACGGACGGCGATCCCTACAAGGGCGCCTGGTCGGTCGACCCGACCTACGACGTCGACCAGCGGGCGGTCACCCTGCGCATGGAGCATGACTTCGGCTGGGGGACGCTGACCTCGGTGACCGGCTGGGTCGACTTCCAGCGGCAATGGGGCGCCGACACCGACGGCGGGCCTTTCCGACAGACCGACTTCGTCGAGCACGACGACATCCAGCAGATCTCGCACGAGCTGCGCCTGGCCGGGGCGACGGAGAAGACCGACTGGCTGGTCGGCGCCTTCATCTCCCGCGACCGGGTGCGGATGACCTACGACGGCGACCTACGCGACCTGTTCAACACCCGGACCCTGACCTTCACCGACCAGGTCTCCAAGTCGGCGGCGGTGTTCGGCAACATCGAGCACGACCTGACCCCGACGCTCAGCCTGATCGCCGGACTGCGCTACACCTCGGAGGAGAAGGCCAACATCGGCGGCGACTACGACCTGGTCTCGCAGTGTCCGGGCAGCGCCCTGACCGGCGCGCCCTGCGGCTCCCCGCCGATCCTGATGGCCTTCGTCGACGAGACCATCGACGACCAGAACTGGTCCTGGAAACTGGGCCTGAACTGGAAGCCCGGTCCGCTGACCCTGATCTACGCCAGCGTCAGCCAGGGGGTGAAGAGCGGCGGGTTCTTCTCGGGCGTGGCGAGCAACTCGGCTCAGCTGAAGCCCTACGAACCCGAGACCTTGGTCGCCTGGGAGGCCGGGGTGAAGCAGCGCCTGCCGGCCTGGGGCCTGTCCTGGTCGGGCAGCGTGTTCTTCTACGACTACTCCGACGTCCAGACCTTCATCCGCGACATCTCCGGGACGCTGCCGATCCAGCGGCTGGGCAACGTCGGCGAGGCGACCATCTACGGCCTGGACCTCGATGCGCGCTGGACGCCGACGGCCTTGCCCGGTCTGGACGTGACCGCGGGCCTGGGCCTGCTGCACAGCGAACTGGGCGGCTTCATCGGCTCGGGCGGTCCGGTGGCCAAGGGCAACGAACTGCCCGACGCGCCGCCGGTCAGCTTCAACCTGGCGGTCGGCTACAGCTTCGACGTGGGCGAGACCCTGAAGGCCCGGGTCCAGGTCGACGGCCGCTACGCCGACGACATGTTCAAGGACGCCGTCAACGACCCGCTGATCGCCACCGAGGGCTACTGGGTGTGGAACGCCCGGGCCAGCCTGTTCTCCGGCAGCGACTGGGAGGTGGCGATCTGGGGCAAGAACCTGGCCGACGAGGAATACGTCACCCAGGGCGTCAACAACCTGCCGCTGGGCGTCGGTTTCCGCGTCTACGGCGCGCCGCGCACCTTCGGCGTCAGCTTCAGCAAGAGCTTCCAGTGA
- a CDS encoding helix-turn-helix domain-containing protein yields the protein MNAQTIVTPAGERMVVVPEEEYRALVEAAEDAADLRAVHAFDAAMARGEEELLPAALVDRLLNGESPIKVWREHRNLTQAELADRAGISKAYLSQIEGGTRQGGVDILRTLAETLDVLIDDLV from the coding sequence ATGAACGCTCAGACCATTGTCACCCCTGCCGGCGAGCGCATGGTGGTCGTTCCCGAGGAGGAATACCGCGCACTCGTCGAAGCGGCCGAGGACGCCGCCGACCTGCGGGCGGTCCATGCCTTCGACGCCGCGATGGCGCGGGGCGAGGAGGAGTTGCTGCCTGCCGCCCTCGTCGACCGCCTGCTCAACGGGGAGTCGCCCATCAAGGTCTGGCGCGAGCACCGCAACTTGACCCAGGCGGAGCTCGCCGACCGCGCCGGCATCTCGAAGGCCTACCTCTCCCAAATCGAGGGCGGAACACGGCAGGGCGGCGTGGACATCCTTAGGACGCTGGCCGAAACCCTGGACGTGCTGATCGACGATCTGGTCTGA
- a CDS encoding type II toxin-antitoxin system RelE family toxin, translated as MLAVSYSKQALRALRRMPANTATLIREKVVQYAADPASLANNVKTLRGLEDVKRLRVGDWRILFRDDGVVLAIIRIAPRGSAYD; from the coding sequence ATGCTCGCGGTCTCCTACAGCAAGCAGGCTTTACGCGCCTTGCGGCGGATGCCCGCGAACACAGCGACACTCATTCGCGAGAAGGTCGTCCAGTACGCCGCCGATCCAGCCAGCCTGGCCAACAACGTCAAGACGCTGCGGGGACTTGAGGACGTGAAACGTCTCCGGGTCGGTGATTGGCGGATTCTCTTCAGGGATGATGGCGTGGTTCTCGCCATCATCCGGATCGCCCCTCGCGGATCGGCATATGACTAG
- the pepN gene encoding aminopeptidase N → MRTDTPQPVRLADYRPPAYLIDEVFLDFALEPSATRVKARLSVRRNGEHAEPLILDGEGLTTLSVAIDGAPHAYDESPEHLTLAGLPATFTLETEVEIDPAANTALMGLYISGGRFCTQCEAEGFRRITWFLDRPDVLARYTVRMEADRSFQRLLANGNLIETGELPGGRHYAVWNDPFPKPAYLFALVAGELDELADQFVTMTGRTIDLRVYVDPGMAPRAAYAMDSLKRAMKWDEEAFGREYDLDLFMIVAVRDFNFGAMENKGLNIFNSALLLADAETATDVDYERIESVVAHEYFHNWTGDRITCRDWFQLCLKEGLTVFRDQSFSADMRGEAVQRIKDVKALRARQFPEDAGPLAHPVRPSSYIKIDNFYTATIYEKGSEVIRMLKTLLGAQAFRAGMDLYFERHDGEATTVEAFIQCFADASGRDLTDFFGWYEQAGTPTVTVGQRWDAEAGTLELSLSQTTAPTPGQSAKTALPLPFAFGLLDEDGTALRETEVAVLDGAELTIVVDGLDRRPILSPLRGFSAPVNLVSDIAPKDRYVLLAADADLFNRWEAGQGLARDLILARAAGRPDEVAEERYAEAVGRALADQAAEPAFKALILALPTEPDLAMAMSPADPAAIHEARDALRARLAVHLGDDLRRLHTGLADGGPFSPDAASAGRRALRNAVLTLLAVDGHAENVDLAIRHFEIAANMTDAIGGLDALIELGGASAETAIAAFHKRWKAEPLVLDKWFAAQARDASDEALGRILALTAHPDFDGRTPNRLRALVSTFANLNPARFHDPSGDGYRFVADQIIATDAVNPMTAARLVETLGGWRRYTPQLGALMKAQLERIVAVEGLSKNVFELASKALA, encoded by the coding sequence ATGCGCACTGACACGCCCCAGCCCGTCCGCCTCGCCGACTATCGGCCGCCCGCCTATCTGATCGACGAAGTCTTCCTGGACTTCGCGCTGGAGCCGTCCGCGACACGGGTGAAGGCCAGGCTGTCGGTCCGGCGCAATGGCGAGCACGCCGAACCGCTGATCCTGGACGGCGAGGGCCTGACCACCCTGTCGGTCGCCATCGACGGCGCGCCACACGCCTATGACGAAAGTCCCGAGCACCTGACCCTGGCCGGCCTGCCGGCGACCTTCACCCTGGAGACCGAGGTCGAGATCGACCCGGCGGCCAATACGGCGCTGATGGGCCTGTACATCTCCGGCGGGCGGTTCTGCACCCAGTGCGAGGCCGAGGGCTTCCGCCGGATCACCTGGTTCCTCGACCGGCCCGACGTCCTGGCCCGCTATACGGTGCGGATGGAGGCCGATCGGTCGTTCCAGCGCCTGCTGGCCAACGGCAACCTTATCGAGACCGGAGAGCTGCCCGGCGGCCGCCATTACGCCGTCTGGAACGACCCCTTCCCCAAGCCGGCCTATCTGTTCGCCCTGGTCGCCGGCGAGTTGGACGAACTGGCCGACCAATTCGTCACCATGACCGGCCGGACCATCGACCTGCGCGTCTATGTCGACCCCGGCATGGCCCCGCGCGCCGCCTACGCCATGGACAGCCTGAAGCGGGCCATGAAGTGGGACGAGGAGGCGTTCGGCCGCGAGTACGACCTGGACCTGTTCATGATCGTCGCCGTGCGCGACTTCAACTTCGGGGCCATGGAGAACAAGGGCCTGAACATCTTCAACTCGGCCCTGCTGCTGGCCGACGCGGAAACGGCCACCGACGTCGACTACGAGCGCATCGAGAGCGTCGTGGCGCATGAGTATTTCCACAACTGGACCGGCGACCGGATCACCTGCCGCGACTGGTTCCAGCTGTGCCTGAAGGAGGGGCTGACGGTCTTCCGCGACCAGTCGTTCAGCGCCGACATGCGCGGCGAGGCGGTCCAGCGGATCAAGGACGTGAAGGCCCTGCGCGCGCGCCAGTTCCCCGAGGACGCCGGCCCCCTGGCCCATCCGGTGCGGCCGTCGAGCTACATCAAGATCGACAACTTCTACACCGCCACGATCTACGAGAAGGGCAGCGAGGTCATCCGCATGCTCAAGACCCTGCTCGGCGCGCAGGCGTTCCGGGCGGGAATGGACCTCTACTTCGAGCGCCACGACGGCGAGGCCACCACGGTCGAGGCCTTCATCCAGTGCTTCGCCGACGCCTCCGGCCGCGACCTGACCGACTTCTTCGGCTGGTATGAGCAGGCCGGCACGCCGACGGTCACGGTGGGCCAGCGCTGGGACGCCGAGGCCGGGACGCTGGAGCTGTCGCTCAGCCAGACCACCGCCCCGACGCCCGGCCAGTCCGCCAAGACGGCGCTGCCCCTGCCCTTCGCGTTCGGCCTGCTGGACGAAGACGGCACGGCCTTGCGCGAAACCGAGGTCGCGGTGCTGGACGGCGCCGAGCTGACCATCGTCGTCGACGGCCTGGACCGGCGGCCGATCCTGTCGCCCCTCCGCGGCTTCTCGGCGCCGGTGAACCTGGTCTCGGACATCGCGCCCAAGGACCGCTACGTCCTGCTCGCCGCGGACGCCGACCTGTTCAATCGCTGGGAAGCCGGCCAGGGCCTGGCCCGCGACCTGATCCTGGCCCGCGCCGCCGGACGGCCTGACGAGGTGGCGGAAGAACGCTACGCCGAGGCCGTCGGCCGCGCCCTGGCCGACCAGGCGGCGGAACCCGCCTTCAAGGCGCTGATCCTCGCCCTGCCGACCGAGCCGGATCTGGCCATGGCCATGTCGCCGGCCGATCCGGCGGCGATCCATGAGGCCCGCGACGCTCTGCGCGCGCGGCTGGCGGTGCATCTGGGCGACGATCTGCGCCGCCTGCACACGGGCCTGGCCGACGGCGGGCCGTTCTCGCCGGACGCGGCCTCGGCCGGCCGCCGGGCGCTGCGCAACGCCGTGCTGACCCTGCTGGCCGTCGATGGTCATGCCGAGAACGTCGACCTGGCCATCCGCCACTTCGAGATCGCCGCCAACATGACCGACGCCATCGGCGGCCTGGACGCCCTGATCGAGCTGGGCGGCGCATCGGCGGAGACGGCGATCGCCGCCTTCCACAAACGCTGGAAGGCCGAGCCCCTGGTGCTGGACAAATGGTTCGCCGCCCAGGCCCGCGACGCGTCGGACGAGGCCCTGGGCCGCATCCTGGCCCTGACCGCGCATCCGGACTTCGACGGCAGGACGCCCAACCGTCTGCGGGCGCTGGTCTCGACGTTCGCCAACCTGAACCCGGCGCGTTTCCACGATCCGTCGGGCGACGGCTATCGCTTCGTGGCCGACCAGATCATCGCCACCGACGCGGTCAATCCGATGACCGCCGCGCGGCTGGTCGAAACCCTGGGCGGCTGGCGGCGCTACACGCCCCAGTTGGGCGCGCTCATGAAAGCGCAACTGGAACGGATCGTCGCCGTCGAGGGCCTGTCCAAGAACGTCTTCGAGCTGGCCAGCAAGGCCCTGGCGTGA
- a CDS encoding serine hydrolase domain-containing protein produces MTQIEGRADPAFAALAAEFERNFTERGDVGASLAVVQDGELVVDLWGGSLDKAGARPWRSDSVVNVWSTTKAVTALCFAVLVDQDKAAYADPVARWWPEFAAEGKGDITIAELLSHQAGLCSFTSPAVVADYYDQPTAAARLAGQAPLWPPRSRSGYHAISIGTLANELFRRIEGRSLGAFVVEDLSGPFGLDLTLGLPASEEARRAEMIAPPELGTSSMVPEMNPSQIVAYANPAMEPLLPNTAAWRACEIPSANGFSNARSLARLFGAAANGGTLDGRRVVGAEALAQATRLQIEGVDEVLGVPARWAAGFLLNTDGLYGPEPRAFGHSGWGGSFAMVDPVRHVAVSYAMNRMGTDLVGDPRDVALIAATYEGLA; encoded by the coding sequence GTGACCCAGATCGAGGGAAGGGCCGATCCGGCCTTCGCGGCGCTCGCCGCAGAGTTTGAACGCAACTTCACGGAGCGGGGCGACGTCGGGGCCTCGCTGGCCGTGGTCCAGGACGGCGAGCTGGTCGTCGACCTCTGGGGCGGCAGCCTCGACAAGGCCGGGGCCAGGCCCTGGCGCTCGGACAGCGTGGTCAATGTCTGGTCGACGACCAAGGCGGTGACGGCGCTGTGCTTCGCCGTCCTGGTCGACCAGGACAAGGCGGCCTACGCCGACCCGGTCGCGCGGTGGTGGCCGGAGTTCGCGGCGGAGGGGAAGGGCGACATCACCATCGCTGAGCTGCTGTCGCACCAGGCCGGTCTGTGTAGCTTCACCAGCCCGGCCGTGGTCGCCGACTACTACGATCAGCCGACGGCGGCGGCGCGGCTCGCCGGCCAGGCGCCGCTGTGGCCGCCTCGGTCGCGTTCCGGCTACCACGCCATCAGCATCGGGACTCTGGCGAACGAACTGTTCCGGCGGATCGAGGGGCGGTCGCTGGGCGCCTTCGTGGTTGAGGACCTGTCGGGCCCGTTCGGCCTCGACCTGACCCTGGGTCTGCCGGCGTCGGAAGAGGCTCGGCGGGCCGAGATGATCGCGCCGCCGGAGCTCGGCACCAGCAGCATGGTCCCGGAGATGAATCCCTCGCAGATCGTCGCCTACGCCAACCCGGCGATGGAGCCGCTGCTGCCCAACACCGCCGCGTGGCGGGCCTGCGAGATTCCGTCGGCCAACGGCTTCTCCAACGCCCGGTCGCTGGCGCGGCTGTTCGGGGCGGCGGCGAACGGCGGGACGCTGGACGGGCGCAGGGTCGTGGGCGCCGAGGCGCTGGCCCAGGCGACCAGGCTGCAGATCGAGGGCGTCGACGAGGTGCTCGGCGTGCCGGCCCGCTGGGCGGCGGGCTTCCTGCTCAATACCGACGGCCTCTATGGACCGGAGCCGCGGGCGTTCGGCCACTCCGGCTGGGGCGGTTCGTTCGCGATGGTCGATCCGGTGCGGCATGTGGCGGTGAGCTACGCGATGAACCGGATGGGAACCGACCTGGTCGGCGATCCCCGCGACGTCGCCCTGATCGCGGCGACCTACGAGGGGCTGGCGTAG
- a CDS encoding sensor histidine kinase — MAEQRRKAGTAREPAFASTRPRASSGPLIRVAILAALLMLAVYTAFGILKLEKGWDIKAGPPGPQSAAELLAARLDGEIAQRRGGLAVGAEVLSRVPDAPIEAAEAALRAAGPGVAAVAVVSGDAPAAVAGQAEAADWKGAARLAETSGRSHWVGIAPGDPRRLYVARVAGRSVLLTAQDLTRLPIEAERGAAAALATIDGRLLAAAGAGGVTQASTVREAFALPASDFRTTNQVRARRPDGSAVDVAARPVAGGALLAVAAAAPVGVVEANSQRIDGLVSLLAPLGIGIGLALLLFAQSRKAEAAQRAFVESEQRFRMAVEAARCGIWEWDLAEDQVFMSDVTGIIFGWGGGGVVAGQEVLDRVAPDHRERVRQALAHAAANGAFDVSFRVPDPQGGRSIWIDARGQGLDDAGQNGYRRIIGVALDVTEERLAQARAQQAENRLRDAIESVSEAFVLWDRSGRLLLCNRNYRNVFNLEPRVLKPGASRDQVKRFVALAIKQELPSPDGAKGLREAELNDGRWIQISERRTAEGGLVMTAADITAIKAQEEARRQNEEQLQQAVTSLERSQEQLAELARKYETEKIRAESANKAKSEFLANMSHELRTPLNAVNGFSEIMVTEMFGPLGDRRYREYAQDIHNSGQHLLALINDILDMSKIEAGKMNLKFEPMSLEEVTEDAVRLVRNRADAAGLELSVDFPFLPEIEADYRAIKQVLLNLLSNAVKFTPRGGRVTVRAEVRHDALGERARVSVQDTGIGISKQDLARLAQPFEQVESQHSKTTQGSGLGLALTKSLIELHEGVLEMESAPGEGTTVSFTLPLRRGGSAAAA, encoded by the coding sequence TTGGCTGAGCAGAGGCGCAAGGCAGGGACGGCGCGCGAACCGGCGTTCGCCTCCACGCGGCCGCGGGCCTCCTCCGGCCCGCTGATCCGGGTCGCCATCCTCGCCGCCCTGCTGATGCTGGCGGTCTATACCGCCTTCGGCATCCTCAAGCTGGAAAAGGGCTGGGACATCAAGGCCGGCCCGCCCGGACCACAATCCGCCGCTGAGCTGCTGGCGGCCAGGCTCGACGGCGAGATCGCCCAGCGCCGCGGCGGCCTGGCCGTCGGCGCCGAGGTTCTCAGCCGCGTCCCCGACGCTCCGATCGAGGCCGCCGAGGCCGCGCTTCGCGCCGCCGGTCCCGGCGTCGCCGCCGTCGCGGTGGTGTCCGGCGACGCCCCGGCCGCCGTCGCCGGCCAGGCCGAGGCCGCCGACTGGAAGGGCGCCGCCCGCCTCGCCGAGACGTCCGGCCGCAGCCACTGGGTCGGGATCGCGCCCGGCGATCCGCGACGACTGTACGTCGCCCGCGTGGCCGGCCGCTCCGTCCTGCTGACGGCGCAGGACCTGACCCGCCTGCCGATCGAGGCGGAAAGGGGCGCCGCCGCGGCGTTGGCGACGATCGACGGCCGGCTGCTCGCCGCCGCCGGCGCGGGCGGGGTCACGCAGGCCTCGACCGTGCGCGAAGCGTTCGCCCTGCCGGCTTCGGATTTCAGGACCACCAACCAGGTCCGCGCCCGCCGCCCCGACGGCTCGGCGGTCGATGTCGCCGCCCGGCCGGTCGCCGGAGGCGCGCTGCTGGCGGTCGCCGCCGCCGCGCCGGTCGGCGTGGTCGAGGCCAACAGCCAGCGCATCGACGGCCTGGTTTCACTGTTGGCGCCGCTCGGCATCGGCATCGGCCTGGCGCTGCTGCTGTTCGCCCAGAGCCGCAAGGCCGAGGCCGCCCAGCGCGCCTTCGTCGAGAGCGAGCAGCGCTTCCGCATGGCCGTCGAGGCGGCGCGCTGCGGCATCTGGGAATGGGACCTGGCCGAGGACCAGGTGTTCATGTCGGACGTCACCGGCATCATCTTCGGCTGGGGCGGCGGCGGCGTCGTCGCCGGCCAGGAGGTGCTGGATCGGGTCGCGCCCGACCACCGCGAGCGGGTGCGTCAGGCCCTGGCCCACGCCGCCGCCAACGGCGCCTTCGACGTCTCGTTCCGCGTGCCCGACCCGCAGGGCGGCCGGTCGATCTGGATCGACGCGCGCGGCCAGGGCCTGGATGACGCCGGCCAGAACGGCTACCGCCGCATCATCGGCGTGGCCCTGGACGTCACCGAGGAACGGCTGGCCCAGGCCCGCGCCCAACAGGCCGAGAACCGCCTGCGCGACGCCATCGAGAGCGTGTCCGAGGCCTTCGTGCTGTGGGACCGCAGCGGCCGGCTTCTGCTGTGCAACCGCAACTATCGCAACGTCTTCAACCTGGAGCCGCGGGTGCTGAAGCCAGGCGCCTCACGCGATCAGGTGAAGCGCTTCGTCGCCCTGGCCATCAAGCAGGAGCTGCCCAGCCCCGACGGCGCCAAAGGGCTGCGCGAGGCGGAGCTGAACGACGGGCGCTGGATCCAGATCTCGGAGCGCCGCACGGCCGAGGGCGGGCTGGTGATGACCGCCGCCGACATCACCGCGATCAAGGCCCAGGAAGAGGCGCGCCGCCAGAACGAGGAACAGCTGCAGCAGGCCGTCACCAGCCTCGAGCGCAGCCAGGAGCAGCTGGCCGAACTGGCGCGGAAGTACGAGACCGAGAAGATCCGCGCCGAGTCCGCCAACAAGGCCAAGAGCGAGTTCCTGGCCAACATGTCCCACGAGCTGCGCACGCCGCTGAACGCGGTGAACGGCTTCTCGGAGATCATGGTCACGGAGATGTTCGGGCCGCTCGGCGACCGGCGCTACAGGGAATACGCCCAGGACATCCACAACAGCGGCCAGCACCTGCTCGCCCTGATCAACGACATCCTCGACATGTCGAAGATCGAGGCGGGCAAGATGAACCTGAAGTTCGAGCCGATGAGCCTGGAGGAGGTCACCGAGGACGCCGTGCGCCTGGTGCGCAACCGGGCGGACGCGGCGGGACTGGAGCTGTCGGTCGACTTCCCCTTCCTGCCGGAGATCGAGGCCGACTACCGCGCCATCAAGCAGGTGCTGCTCAACCTGCTCAGCAACGCGGTCAAGTTCACGCCGCGCGGCGGCCGGGTCACGGTGCGGGCGGAGGTCCGCCACGACGCCCTGGGCGAGCGGGCGCGGGTCTCGGTGCAGGACACCGGCATCGGCATCAGCAAGCAGGACCTCGCCCGCCTGGCCCAGCCGTTCGAACAGGTCGAGAGCCAGCATAGCAAGACCACCCAGGGCTCAGGCCTGGGCCTGGCCCTGACCAAGTCCCTGATCGAGCTGCATGAGGGCGTGCTGGAGATGGAAAGCGCGCCGGGCGAAGGGACGACGGTGAGCTTCACCCTGCCCCTCCGCCGCGGCGGCTCGGCGGCGGCGGCCTAG
- a CDS encoding helix-turn-helix transcriptional regulator — translation MRASRLLSILILLQLRGRLTAEALAEEFEVSVRTIYRDIDELSAAGVPVYAERGRAGGFALLDGYRTRLTGLTSTESDALVLAGGGAAAADLGLGDDLAAARLKLLASLPPDSGASAQKVAARFHLDPTHWYRRTETSPLLPALAEAVWADRRLRIRYDSWKGPVDRDIDPLGLVLKGGAWYLAAAVGGTPRTYRVSSLRALEPLAEPFQRPVGFDLAAYWSDWARDFEARLMSGRAQVRLSPEGLRRLRIISPAAAEAVDADRQPAEPAGWIIAEIPTEDLEDATRQLLYLGAEAEVLGPPDLREAVAATAARIAALYASPS, via the coding sequence ATGCGTGCGAGCCGCCTCCTGTCGATCCTGATCCTGCTGCAGCTGCGCGGCCGGCTGACGGCCGAGGCCCTGGCGGAAGAGTTCGAGGTCTCGGTCCGCACCATCTATCGCGATATCGACGAGCTCAGCGCCGCCGGCGTGCCGGTCTACGCCGAGCGCGGCCGGGCCGGAGGCTTCGCGCTGCTGGACGGCTATCGCACGCGCCTGACCGGCTTGACGTCCACCGAGTCCGACGCCCTGGTCCTGGCCGGCGGCGGGGCGGCGGCGGCCGACCTGGGCCTGGGCGACGACCTGGCCGCCGCTCGCCTGAAGCTGCTGGCCAGCCTGCCGCCCGACTCAGGGGCCAGCGCCCAGAAGGTCGCCGCGCGCTTCCACCTGGATCCGACCCATTGGTATCGGCGGACCGAGACCAGCCCGCTGCTGCCGGCCCTGGCCGAGGCGGTCTGGGCGGACCGCCGCCTGCGCATCCGCTACGACAGCTGGAAGGGGCCTGTGGACCGCGACATCGACCCGCTCGGCCTCGTGCTCAAGGGCGGGGCCTGGTACCTGGCGGCGGCGGTCGGAGGGACTCCGCGAACCTATCGGGTCTCGAGCCTCCGCGCGCTGGAGCCCCTGGCCGAGCCCTTCCAGCGGCCGGTCGGGTTCGACCTAGCGGCCTATTGGAGCGACTGGGCGCGGGACTTCGAGGCGCGGCTGATGAGCGGCCGGGCCCAGGTGCGGCTTTCGCCGGAAGGCCTGCGACGACTGCGGATCATCAGCCCGGCCGCCGCCGAGGCGGTCGACGCAGACCGTCAGCCCGCCGAGCCGGCCGGCTGGATCATCGCCGAGATCCCGACCGAGGACCTGGAGGACGCCACGCGCCAGCTGCTCTACCTCGGCGCGGAGGCCGAGGTGCTGGGACCGCCGGATCTGCGCGAGGCGGTCGCCGCGACGGCGGCGCGCATCGCGGCCCTCTACGCCAGCCCCTCGTAG